A genomic stretch from Natronolimnobius sp. AArcel1 includes:
- a CDS encoding cupin domain-containing protein, protein MVRDFDESEMPAVYNLMDVPPHRDDGSMTQSIFRGLDQMVGFSVIEPDKPDADPHTHPYEQLNLLIEGELDFIVGDEQISLQPYDIIAIPPGVKHTSRAVSDEPAKLLAFWPLREDRLSATEYQREFQTE, encoded by the coding sequence ATGGTACGAGACTTCGATGAGTCAGAGATGCCAGCAGTCTACAATTTGATGGACGTTCCACCACATCGCGATGATGGGAGTATGACGCAATCAATTTTCAGAGGACTCGATCAGATGGTCGGATTCTCGGTAATCGAACCGGATAAACCCGATGCAGACCCTCATACACATCCTTACGAACAACTGAACCTCCTAATCGAAGGAGAACTGGACTTCATCGTTGGTGATGAACAAATCTCACTCCAACCCTACGATATCATTGCAATCCCTCCAGGCGTCAAGCACACTTCACGGGCAGTCTCTGACGAACCGGCGAAACTGCTTGCGTTCTGGCCGCTACGGGAAGATCGACTATCGGCAACCGAGTATCAACGTGAATTTCAGACAGAGTAA
- a CDS encoding MFS transporter: MQWFVERYVQELQETFQYLRSDGRGWILIAVAFGWFLSMGIRLSYPVALPHIRTDLTLDLSIAGLLLTVLWTAYAIGQFPGGVLADRWGAGIVLLASTSLSGVSILFVSVSPYAAMLFATTALLGFSTAMYGPARFPVLSSVFSERPGTAIGLTQATGNLGNTVLPLTVGTVAGVAAWQFGTLLFVPLFAVVSIAIWLAIPRQTDSNSDDTGEESASIELSIKSIRYVVSQLAVRSVIVIAIIQMLGSFTYQGFTGFYPTYLIEEKGLSASQASLLFSVFFAGGILIQPIIGMIGDRLGERQTLFGVLVVITGVLAVLPFVEGIWPLLAITIALSSLLARAVLALTYLTEALEEDIRGTGLGVLRTCYILIGSTSPVIIGVLGEAGFFDHAFWMLSGVSGIMFLLCIALPPRAEIN, encoded by the coding sequence ATGCAGTGGTTTGTTGAGCGGTATGTCCAAGAGTTACAGGAGACGTTCCAGTATCTCCGCAGCGACGGCCGTGGCTGGATTTTGATTGCGGTTGCATTTGGATGGTTTCTCTCTATGGGAATTCGGCTCAGTTACCCTGTGGCCTTACCACACATTCGGACAGATCTCACACTAGATCTGTCGATCGCTGGGCTGTTATTAACAGTTCTCTGGACAGCGTATGCAATTGGCCAGTTTCCCGGGGGTGTTCTCGCTGATCGGTGGGGTGCCGGAATTGTGTTACTCGCAAGTACCAGCCTCTCTGGAGTGTCAATCCTCTTTGTCTCAGTCTCGCCCTATGCAGCCATGCTGTTTGCAACGACAGCGCTGCTCGGTTTCAGTACTGCAATGTACGGTCCAGCACGATTCCCTGTGCTCTCGAGTGTGTTTTCCGAGCGGCCAGGGACAGCAATTGGACTGACCCAAGCAACCGGAAACCTTGGGAATACGGTTCTACCGCTCACTGTCGGTACAGTCGCTGGGGTTGCTGCATGGCAATTTGGAACCCTACTATTCGTTCCATTGTTTGCAGTGGTTTCAATCGCCATTTGGTTGGCCATTCCCCGACAGACAGATTCAAACAGTGATGACACAGGTGAAGAGTCAGCATCCATCGAACTCTCTATAAAGTCTATCCGGTACGTGGTTTCCCAACTTGCAGTCCGATCTGTGATCGTCATTGCAATTATTCAGATGCTGGGTTCATTTACTTATCAAGGGTTTACTGGTTTCTACCCAACGTATCTCATCGAAGAGAAGGGATTGTCCGCCAGTCAAGCTTCACTGCTATTTAGCGTCTTCTTTGCTGGCGGTATCCTTATTCAACCAATCATTGGGATGATTGGTGACAGACTTGGAGAGCGCCAAACTCTGTTTGGTGTCCTAGTGGTCATCACTGGCGTACTAGCTGTCCTCCCATTTGTTGAGGGAATCTGGCCACTTCTGGCAATTACGATTGCGCTGAGTAGCCTCCTCGCTCGAGCGGTACTCGCACTTACTTATCTTACTGAAGCATTAGAAGAAGACATCCGTGGAACAGGACTTGGTGTTTTGCGGACTTGCTATATTTTGATCGGTTCAACAAGTCCAGTAATTATCGGAGTCCTTGGTGAAGCTGGCTTCTTCGACCATGCGTTCTGGATGCTCTCAGGCGTGAGTGGTATTATGTTCCTTCTCTGTATTGCGCTACCACCTCGTGCTGAGATCAACTAG
- a CDS encoding zinc-binding dehydrogenase: MDAILFDDFESSRVATVETPSPGSNEVLVDVSRVQLSVTECLLYRGADIIHHNSVARRLQDGPARLFGHEFCGRAVEVGDDVTTVEEGERVYAPGKIHCGSCMYCRSGYANLCTDTVGIGYNRPGALAEYVSIPADPLCTLPDGVSNAAGAALQPMASSLLCAVDADIDPGDTVVVFGTGVMGFQCALSAKRLGAGDVYSVDVRSRPLEIAEENGLIPIDARKRDPIKTVREGTDGLGADIAFEAVGGDQSHATTGDDPLAQSFDAIRRGGTVVQVGHITGDMEMTPRTARSKCARWVNPEKGTKSVTPGTTTGELAGQFVADGDVPIESFITHELDGLEEFETAVDITLEKSDYDALGPAQLVLN, from the coding sequence ATGGACGCTATACTCTTTGACGACTTCGAGTCGTCTCGAGTTGCTACTGTTGAAACGCCGAGTCCTGGATCAAACGAAGTTCTTGTGGACGTTTCCCGCGTTCAGCTGAGTGTCACCGAATGTTTGCTCTACCGTGGTGCCGACATCATCCACCATAATTCGGTCGCTAGACGTCTCCAAGACGGGCCCGCACGTCTATTCGGCCACGAGTTTTGTGGTCGTGCTGTTGAAGTTGGTGACGACGTTACAACGGTTGAAGAAGGCGAGCGCGTCTACGCACCGGGGAAGATCCACTGTGGATCGTGTATGTACTGTAGATCGGGCTACGCGAACTTATGTACCGACACAGTTGGCATTGGTTACAATCGACCCGGTGCGCTAGCTGAGTACGTCTCTATTCCAGCAGATCCACTTTGTACACTCCCTGACGGGGTTTCGAACGCTGCTGGGGCTGCACTCCAACCGATGGCCAGTTCGCTCCTTTGTGCAGTTGATGCCGATATCGATCCTGGCGATACCGTTGTGGTGTTTGGGACTGGTGTCATGGGGTTCCAGTGTGCGCTCTCAGCGAAACGTCTCGGTGCAGGTGACGTCTATTCAGTCGACGTACGTAGCCGTCCGCTTGAGATTGCTGAGGAAAATGGGTTGATCCCAATTGACGCTAGGAAGAGAGACCCGATCAAAACCGTTCGCGAGGGTACTGATGGTCTTGGTGCAGATATTGCCTTCGAAGCCGTCGGTGGTGACCAATCTCATGCGACCACCGGTGATGACCCTCTGGCCCAGTCGTTTGACGCCATCAGGCGCGGTGGAACCGTTGTCCAGGTAGGCCACATCACTGGAGACATGGAAATGACACCCCGAACGGCCCGATCAAAGTGTGCCAGGTGGGTCAATCCAGAGAAAGGGACTAAGTCTGTTACGCCAGGTACGACGACAGGTGAACTTGCGGGACAGTTCGTTGCTGACGGTGATGTGCCGATTGAGTCGTTCATTACCCACGAATTAGATGGCCTCGAGGAATTCGAAACAGCTGTCGATATTACGCTTGAAAAGAGTGACTATGACGCACTCGGGCCAGCGCAACTGGTATTGAACTAA
- a CDS encoding aconitate hydratase — protein MGQTLTEKVLDNHLVEGDLETGEEIGIEIDQVLTQDTTGTMVWLQFEAMGLDEVQTEIAAQYCDHQTYQFDFKNTDDHRFLRSAAGTYGAHFSRPGNGICHNVHRENFAAPGKTLLGSDSHTPTPGGLGQLAIGAGGIDVTVAMGGAPYYIEMPEVVNVRLEGELPEWATAKDIILEMLRRLSVKGGVGKILEYTGPGVETLTAPERMTITNMGTELGATSSIFPTDEQTKDYLERVGREEEYEEIQPDDDAEYDDEIVVDLSDLEPLIATPSMPDNVVPVSEVEGESVEQVIVGSCTNGGYEDILPAAKMLEGREVDKKTEMIVAPGSKQASEILAREGWVAEMMAAGVNFSEATCGACIGIGHVPASDSVSLRTFNRNFEGRSGIEDDNVYLCSPEVAAAAAIKGEIIDPRTLADELGDLEDPGIELPDEYDGSKTDLITPDEAVDDDLVKGPNIGDVPLKDQLGSDIEGDALLKMADNITTDHIIPATQDILMYRSNIDKLSEFTLSRVDDTFAERAKNADGGFLVAGENYGQGSSREHAAMCPMYLGIEGVLAQSFARIHRANLFNFGIIPLTIDEDTYDDIDQGDEIEIVDDVYEGVISGQEEFTVEVNGEEYTATLDASERERDILAAGGKLSWTKAQAEESGSGAAPADD, from the coding sequence ATGGGACAAACACTCACTGAGAAGGTACTAGATAATCATCTCGTCGAGGGCGACCTCGAGACGGGCGAGGAAATCGGGATCGAGATCGATCAGGTCCTTACACAGGACACGACTGGGACGATGGTCTGGCTTCAGTTCGAAGCAATGGGACTGGACGAAGTCCAGACCGAGATCGCAGCCCAGTACTGCGACCACCAGACGTATCAGTTCGACTTTAAGAATACAGACGACCACCGTTTCCTGCGCTCTGCAGCGGGTACCTACGGGGCACACTTCTCTCGCCCTGGTAACGGCATTTGTCACAACGTCCACCGCGAGAACTTCGCCGCGCCCGGCAAGACTCTGCTTGGCTCCGACAGCCACACGCCAACCCCCGGCGGCCTCGGCCAGCTCGCAATCGGTGCGGGCGGGATCGACGTCACCGTCGCCATGGGCGGCGCACCGTACTACATCGAGATGCCGGAAGTTGTTAACGTCCGCCTCGAGGGCGAACTCCCCGAGTGGGCCACGGCGAAAGACATCATCCTCGAGATGCTCCGTCGCCTCTCCGTCAAAGGCGGCGTCGGCAAAATCCTCGAGTACACCGGCCCTGGCGTCGAGACGCTCACCGCACCCGAGCGGATGACGATCACGAACATGGGCACCGAACTCGGTGCGACCTCGTCGATCTTCCCGACCGACGAGCAGACCAAAGACTACCTCGAGCGCGTCGGCCGCGAAGAGGAATACGAAGAGATCCAGCCGGACGATGACGCCGAGTACGACGACGAAATCGTCGTCGACCTCTCGGATCTCGAGCCGCTGATCGCGACGCCCTCGATGCCGGACAACGTCGTCCCCGTCAGCGAAGTCGAGGGCGAGTCCGTTGAGCAGGTCATTGTCGGCTCCTGTACGAACGGTGGCTACGAGGACATCCTCCCCGCCGCGAAGATGCTCGAGGGCCGCGAGGTCGACAAGAAGACCGAGATGATCGTCGCGCCCGGCTCCAAGCAAGCAAGCGAAATCCTCGCCCGTGAGGGCTGGGTCGCCGAGATGATGGCCGCTGGCGTCAACTTCTCTGAGGCGACCTGCGGGGCCTGTATCGGGATTGGCCACGTGCCTGCCTCCGATTCAGTCTCGCTGCGAACGTTTAACCGCAACTTCGAGGGCCGTTCGGGCATCGAAGACGACAACGTTTACCTCTGTTCGCCAGAGGTTGCCGCCGCCGCGGCGATCAAAGGCGAAATAATCGATCCACGCACCCTCGCCGACGAACTCGGCGACTTAGAGGATCCAGGTATCGAGCTGCCCGACGAGTACGACGGTTCGAAGACGGACCTCATCACGCCCGACGAGGCCGTTGACGACGATCTTGTGAAGGGGCCGAACATCGGCGACGTGCCGCTGAAAGACCAGCTTGGCTCCGATATCGAGGGTGATGCGCTCCTCAAGATGGCAGACAACATCACGACCGACCACATCATCCCTGCAACGCAGGATATCCTGATGTACCGGTCGAACATCGACAAACTCTCCGAGTTTACCCTCTCCCGTGTCGACGACACCTTCGCCGAGCGCGCGAAAAACGCCGACGGCGGCTTCCTCGTCGCTGGCGAGAACTACGGGCAGGGCTCCTCTCGAGAACACGCCGCAATGTGTCCGATGTATCTCGGAATCGAGGGCGTCCTCGCACAGAGCTTCGCACGGATCCACCGCGCGAACCTCTTTAACTTCGGAATCATCCCGCTGACAATCGACGAAGACACCTACGACGACATCGATCAGGGCGACGAAATCGAAATCGTCGACGATGTCTACGAGGGCGTCATCTCCGGCCAGGAGGAGTTCACGGTCGAAGTCAACGGTGAGGAGTACACCGCGACGCTCGACGCCTCCGAGCGCGAACGCGACATCCTCGCCGCCGGTGGCAAACTCTCTTGGACGAAAGCACAGGCTGAAGAAAGCGGCAGCGGCGCTGCGCCGGCTGACGACTGA
- a CDS encoding methyl-accepting chemotaxis protein, producing MYCEHHEFRLLAHFSYSIGHNILLVHRQTTIHTTMSLRLSSAVPKWIQRSYLAKFGIVLIIILVLTACVALFFYFDISRTLTNDVQDDMHLATETEAVEVGHWVEDHRQKTRLLASHETVRSGDEDAVGQALSEEHDQLPETTQAIHYFEYGLGSSGARIAASSNDDAVGDDVRMLVGLASVHIEEDDEVHEIDIGDLEDDFEPTYTDTFEHNGQSLVGFLSPIYSDGDAVGMVMITVDVEDRASMFHNPIENGYTQVIDRGSGEVMFAENETEVLETYREDDNESVLRTDTTEAGYTEYTSSDESVAYAPIEGTDWTLISHAPQENAYALVDDVATSLLALITVAILGLMIVGVAIGRPTANALDDLAKNANTLARGDLDVDVTSTDRSDELGRVQNAFVDIQEYLQTVAGHADAIAQQGFDDPILEQHVPGDLGVALETMQTDLEEFIEELEASKAKAERSQKQAAAARTEAESLATRLQEQAENVGVTMAAAADGDLTQRLSEDVDDKSMREIARAFNAMVSDLEETIITIQQLADEMDRASANVASNIDEIEQASENVSASADAISMGTTTQKEQFQEVLSEMNSLSATVEEIASTAEDVTSISDHAADRADDANEVTSNVLEEMDQLEHRTETISKQIVALDDEMSRISAVVDLIDDIAAQTNLLALNASIEAAGSGESGQGFAVVANEVKALAEETNEATERVDNLITDVQRATGKTVNEIEEMREQVTDSIDAVGDGMTAIEDISEQVADVNSGIHEINEATDEQAVANQRVVMMVDEATEISEQTNGEAESVAVAAEEQTATVTAVSSSTQSLTESAQDLTESLGVFTVDGETELACQSEVDVRDARYDSIGERASTGEELMENQGGESTKRET from the coding sequence TTGTACTGTGAACATCACGAATTTCGGCTCCTGGCACATTTCTCATATTCAATTGGCCACAATATACTTCTCGTTCACAGACAGACAACAATTCACACAACTATGAGTTTGCGACTATCATCAGCTGTGCCAAAGTGGATTCAGCGGAGCTATCTGGCGAAATTTGGAATCGTACTCATTATAATTCTCGTCCTCACCGCGTGCGTTGCGCTCTTTTTTTACTTCGATATATCCAGAACCTTGACCAATGATGTTCAGGACGATATGCATCTTGCAACCGAAACGGAAGCCGTTGAGGTTGGCCACTGGGTCGAAGATCACAGACAAAAAACGCGACTACTTGCCTCCCACGAAACAGTCAGAAGTGGTGACGAGGACGCCGTTGGGCAGGCGCTAAGTGAGGAACATGATCAGCTTCCAGAAACAACCCAAGCAATTCACTATTTTGAATACGGTCTTGGGTCGTCAGGTGCCAGAATTGCAGCGAGCAGCAACGACGATGCAGTCGGAGATGACGTTCGGATGTTAGTTGGCCTCGCAAGCGTTCACATTGAGGAGGACGATGAGGTCCACGAGATCGATATAGGTGACCTCGAGGATGACTTTGAGCCAACGTATACAGACACGTTCGAACACAATGGCCAATCCTTAGTTGGTTTTCTCAGTCCAATCTATAGCGACGGTGACGCTGTTGGCATGGTGATGATAACTGTTGATGTTGAGGATCGTGCATCCATGTTCCACAACCCGATTGAGAACGGCTACACGCAAGTTATTGACCGAGGTAGTGGAGAAGTCATGTTTGCAGAGAACGAGACTGAGGTTTTAGAAACTTACCGAGAAGACGACAATGAGTCGGTTCTACGAACAGATACAACCGAAGCAGGGTACACCGAATACACAAGCAGTGATGAAAGTGTCGCGTATGCACCAATCGAAGGAACAGATTGGACGCTAATTTCTCATGCACCTCAAGAGAATGCATACGCTCTCGTCGATGATGTAGCTACGTCACTACTCGCGCTCATTACGGTCGCAATCTTGGGATTGATGATCGTCGGCGTTGCGATCGGTCGACCGACTGCCAATGCGCTCGACGATCTTGCTAAAAACGCGAATACGTTAGCCAGAGGTGATCTCGATGTTGATGTCACGTCAACCGATCGTTCGGATGAACTTGGTCGGGTCCAAAATGCGTTCGTTGACATTCAAGAGTACCTCCAGACGGTTGCTGGCCATGCGGACGCAATTGCTCAACAGGGTTTTGATGATCCGATTCTTGAGCAACATGTCCCTGGTGATCTGGGCGTTGCACTCGAAACCATGCAGACGGATCTTGAAGAGTTCATTGAAGAGCTTGAAGCATCGAAGGCAAAGGCGGAACGGTCTCAAAAACAAGCGGCCGCTGCCCGAACAGAGGCAGAATCTCTTGCAACTCGACTTCAAGAGCAAGCAGAGAATGTGGGAGTAACAATGGCGGCAGCGGCAGATGGAGACCTTACCCAGCGACTTAGTGAGGATGTCGACGACAAGTCGATGAGGGAAATCGCTCGAGCGTTCAATGCGATGGTTTCTGATCTTGAAGAGACGATCATTACGATTCAACAGTTGGCAGACGAGATGGATCGTGCAAGCGCCAATGTAGCCTCCAACATCGATGAAATTGAGCAAGCCAGTGAAAATGTGAGTGCTTCTGCTGACGCAATTTCCATGGGAACGACAACTCAAAAAGAGCAATTTCAGGAGGTACTCTCAGAGATGAACAGTCTCTCTGCAACAGTCGAGGAAATTGCCTCTACTGCAGAGGATGTAACTTCCATCTCAGATCACGCAGCAGACCGTGCTGACGATGCTAACGAGGTGACAAGCAATGTCCTCGAGGAGATGGATCAACTTGAACATCGTACTGAAACGATATCAAAACAAATCGTTGCGTTGGATGACGAAATGAGTCGTATCAGTGCGGTAGTGGACCTAATCGACGATATCGCCGCACAGACGAACCTGCTCGCGCTTAATGCATCAATTGAGGCTGCAGGTTCCGGTGAGTCGGGACAGGGATTTGCAGTCGTCGCGAACGAAGTCAAGGCACTTGCTGAGGAAACAAATGAGGCCACCGAACGTGTCGATAACCTCATTACCGATGTGCAGCGAGCGACAGGCAAGACCGTCAATGAAATTGAGGAGATGAGAGAACAAGTTACAGATAGCATTGACGCTGTCGGTGACGGTATGACCGCGATTGAGGACATCTCCGAGCAGGTTGCCGACGTAAATAGTGGGATTCACGAAATTAACGAGGCAACCGATGAGCAGGCAGTTGCGAACCAACGAGTCGTCATGATGGTAGATGAGGCAACGGAGATTAGCGAGCAGACTAACGGAGAAGCTGAGAGTGTCGCCGTTGCTGCTGAAGAACAGACAGCAACGGTAACAGCGGTATCCTCGAGCACACAGTCATTGACAGAGTCAGCACAAGATCTAACCGAGTCGCTTGGTGTATTCACGGTCGACGGTGAGACAGAGTTGGCATGCCAGTCAGAGGTCGATGTCCGAGATGCGAGATATGACTCGATCGGGGAGAGAGCTTCCACTGGTGAAGAACTGATGGAGAATCAAGGCGGAGAGTCAACTAAGCGCGAAACGTAG